A stretch of the Paramormyrops kingsleyae isolate MSU_618 chromosome 16, PKINGS_0.4, whole genome shotgun sequence genome encodes the following:
- the LOC111858370 gene encoding beta-crystallin A2-like isoform X2, with product MDTQQMQMEQMGQFRITVWEEENFQGKHCEFMQECRNIMERDFRKIRSIKVENGVFIGYEYPEFQGQQFILEKGDYPRWEAWSGNSGYRTEHLLSFRPIKCAAMGWCSKEVASMKVNSGAWVAYQFPGYRGYQYILERDRHEGEYRNYNEYGTQAHSHQVQSIRRIQQ from the exons ATGGACACCCAACAGATGCAGATGGAGCAGATGGGGCAGTTTAGGATCACAGTCTGGGAGGAGGAGAACTTCCAGGGCAAACACTGCGAGTTCATGCAGGAGTGCCGCAACATCATGGAAAGGGACTTCCGCAAGATCCGCTCCATAAAGGTGGAGAACGGCGT TTTCATCGGGTACGAGTATCCTGAGTTCCAGGGTCAGCAGTTCATCCTGGAGAAAGGAGACTATCCTCGCTGGGAGGCATGGAGCGGAAACTCCGGCTACAGAACGGAACACCTGCTCTCATTCCGACCAATCAAATGCGCT GCCATGGGCTGGTGCAGCAAGGAGGTTGCATCTATGAAGGTCAACTCTGGAGC CTGGGTGGCCTACCAGTTCCCTGGTTACCGTGGATACCAATACATCCTTGAGAGGGACAGGCATGAAGGAGAATACAGAAACTACAATGAGTACGGCACCCAAGCCCACAGCCACCAGGTTCAATCAATCCGCAGGATTCAGCAATAG
- the LOC111858370 gene encoding beta-crystallin A2-like isoform X1 yields MDTQQMQMEQMGQFRITVWEEENFQGKHCEFMQECRNIMERDFRKIRSIKVENGVFIGYEYPEFQGQQFILEKGDYPRWEAWSGNSGYRTEHLLSFRPIKCAKHSDSKVTLYECKDLTGRKFELCNDYPSLQAMGWCSKEVASMKVNSGAWVAYQFPGYRGYQYILERDRHEGEYRNYNEYGTQAHSHQVQSIRRIQQ; encoded by the exons ATGGACACCCAACAGATGCAGATGGAGCAGATGGGGCAGTTTAGGATCACAGTCTGGGAGGAGGAGAACTTCCAGGGCAAACACTGCGAGTTCATGCAGGAGTGCCGCAACATCATGGAAAGGGACTTCCGCAAGATCCGCTCCATAAAGGTGGAGAACGGCGT TTTCATCGGGTACGAGTATCCTGAGTTCCAGGGTCAGCAGTTCATCCTGGAGAAAGGAGACTATCCTCGCTGGGAGGCATGGAGCGGAAACTCCGGCTACAGAACGGAACACCTGCTCTCATTCCGACCAATCAAATGCGCT AAACACAGTGACAGCAAGGTGACCTTGTATGAGTGCAAGGACCTCACAGGACGCAAGTTTGAGCTTTGTAATGACTACCCCTCCCTGCAGGCCATGGGCTGGTGCAGCAAGGAGGTTGCATCTATGAAGGTCAACTCTGGAGC CTGGGTGGCCTACCAGTTCCCTGGTTACCGTGGATACCAATACATCCTTGAGAGGGACAGGCATGAAGGAGAATACAGAAACTACAATGAGTACGGCACCCAAGCCCACAGCCACCAGGTTCAATCAATCCGCAGGATTCAGCAATAG